From the Osmerus eperlanus chromosome 19, fOsmEpe2.1, whole genome shotgun sequence genome, one window contains:
- the LOC134039916 gene encoding amyloid protein-binding protein 2-like, which yields MAALELEWIPETLYNTAISAVVDNYSRSRRDIRSLPENIQFDVYYKLYQQGRLCQLGGEFCELEVFAKVLRASDKRHLLHHCFQALMDHGVKVASVLANSFSRRCSYIAESEAHVKEKAIQFGFVLGGFLSDAGWYGDAEKVFLSCHQLCTLHDEVLHWYRAVECCVRLLHVRNGNCKYHLGEETVKLAQSYMDKLATHGHHANKAALYGELCALLFAKSHYDEAYRWCIEAMKEITAGLPVKVVVDVLRQSSKACVVKREFRKAEQLIKHAVFLAREHFGLKHPKYSDTLLDYGFYLLNVDNICQSVAIYQTALDIRQSVFGGKNIHVATAHEDLAYSSYVHLYSSGKFDNALFHAERAIDIITHILPEDHLLLASSKRVKALILEEIAIDCHNKETEERLLQEAHDLHLSSLQLAKKAFGEFNVQTAKHYGNLGRLYQSMRKFKEAEEMHIKAIQIKEQLLGQEDYEVALSVGHLASLYNYDMNQYEDAERLYLRSIAIGKKLFGEGYSGLEYDYRGLIKLYNSVGNYEKVFEYHNILSNWNRLRDRQFAVADALEDVNTSPQDTEEVVQAFLLSQSHRAGPPA from the exons ATGGCTGCCTTGGAGCTCGAATGGATCCCGGAGACATTGTACAACACTGCAATATCTGCAGTAGTGGATAATTACAGTCGATCCAGAAGAGATATACGTTCCCTCCCAGAGAATATTCAGTTCGATGTTTACTACAAG CTCTACCAACAGGGCCGCCTTTGCCAGCTGGGAGGCGAGTTCTGCGAGCTGGAGGTTTTTGCCAAAGTTCTACGAGCGTCAGACAAAAG GCATCTCCTCCACCACTGTTTCCAGGCTCTCATGGATCACGGTGTGAAGGTAGCGTCAGTTCTGGCCAACTCCTTCAGCCGTCGGTGCTCCTATATCGCAGAGTCAGAAGCCCATGTGAAGGAGAAGGCCATCCAGTTCGGCTTTGTTTTAG GGGGCTTCCTCTCGGACGCTGGTTGGTATGGCGACGCGGAGAAGGTGTTCCTGTCCTGCCATCAGCTGTGTACGCTGCATGACGAGGTTTTACACTGGTACCGTGCCGTGGAGTGCTGCGTCAG GTTGCTGCATGTCAGGAATGGGAATTGCAAGTATCATCTTGGCGAAGAGACGGTGAAGTTAGCCCAGTCGTACATGGACAAGCTCGCCACACACGGTCACCATGCCAACAAGGCTGCGCTGTACGGAGAGCTGTGCGCTCTTCTCTTCGCTAAGAGCCACTACGATGAG GCGTACCGCTGGTGTATAGAAGCTATGAAGGAGATCACAGCAGGTTTACCTGTGAAGGTTGTGGTGGATGTCCTCAGACAGTCTTCTAAG GCCTGCGTTGTCAAGAGGGAGTTCAGGAAAGCCGAACAGCTGATCAAACATGCCGTCTTTCTGGCACG GGAACATTTTGGACTCAAGCACCCAAAGTATTCAGACACACTCCTTGATTATGGATTTTATTTGCTGAATGTTGATAACATCTGCCAGTCCGTTGCAATATACCAG ACCGCTTTAGATATCAGACAGTCTGTGTTCGGAGGGAAGAACATCCACGTAGCCACAGCACACGAGGACCTGGCCTACTCCTCCTATGTGCACCTGTACAGCTCCGGGAAATTTGACAATGCGCT ATTCCACGCAGAGCGAGCGATAGACATCATCACCCACATTCTCCCAGAGGATCATCTGTTACTGGCCTCCTCCAAAAGGGTCAAAG CTCTGATCCTGGAGGAGATCGCCATCGACTGCCACAACAAGGAGACGGAGGAGCGACTCCTGCAGGAGGCTCacgacctccacctctcctccctccagctggcCAAGAAGGCCTTCGGGGAGTTCAACGTCCAAACGGCCAAACACTACGGCAACCTGGGCCGGCTCTACCAGTCCATGCGGAAGTTTAAG gaggcagaggagatgcACATCAAGGCGATCCAGATCAAGGAGCAGCTACTGGGGCAGGAGGACTATGAGGTGGCCCTGTCCGTGGGTCACCTGGCCTCCCTCTACAACTACGACATGAACCAGTACGAGGACGCAGAGAGGCTGTACCTGCGCTCCATCGCGATTG GTAAGAAGCTCTTCGGCGAAGGTTACAGCGGACTGGAATACGACTACCGAGGGCTAATTAAACTGTACAACTCTGTGGGAAACTATGAGAAAGTCTTTGAGTATCACAATATTTTATCTAACTGGAATCGCCTCAGGGACCGACAGTTTGCAGTGGCAGACGCCCTGGAAGACGTCAACACCAGCCCCCAGGACACTGAGGAGGTGGTTCAGGCCTTCCTGCTGTCACAGAGCCACAGGGCTGGACCTCCTGCATAG
- the LOC134039919 gene encoding protein phosphatase 1D-like: MDDAITFRMSAFSERGGRRYMEDLFEIKVEYEPIPTMEDNLPDSPTPENGDSEVDFTERTQNSETDNAQTDGPVTAMWTETIDKEEGGQSVAEGRVSPSFQEHGQHTVDTRKSVAFFAIFDGHGGGEAANFAQNNLWNILKRQRSFWSKDHEEVCAALRKGFIACHHAMWKKLPEWPKTITGLPSTSGTTASVVVIRGRQMYVAHVGDSAVVIGEKENPKMPMEALEVTQDHKPELPKERERIERLGGSVVKKSGVNRVVWKRPRLTHNGPVRRSTVIDQIPFLAVARALGDLWSYDFYSGEFVVSPEPDTAVLTLDPKRHRYVILGSDGLWNMVPPREAVRMCQSHDEMVGPKGMSCATRLGCTALLFWKQRMLRADNTTVIVLALQEPGGEDLPMHNNEIIVDMDKGLDHVPFPGPPYHTCTVLKPEAMFCEEDDVIEEEDWTCMEW; encoded by the exons ATGGACGACGCAATAACTTTTAGAATGAGTGCATTCTCAGAGCGTGGAGGTAGGAGATACATGGAGGATCTGTTCGAGATTAAAGTGGAGTACGAGCCGATTCCAACGATGGAGGATAATCTTCCAGATTCGCCGACACCGGAAAATGGAGATTCTGAAGTCGATTTTACTGAGCGGACTCAAAACAGTGAAACCGACAACGCACAAACCGATGGCCCCGTGACTGCAATGTGGACAGAAACCATAGATAAAGAAGAGGGCGGTCAATCCGTGGCCGAAGGCAGAGTGTCACCATCCTTTCAGGAACATGGACAGCACACTGTTGACACTCGGAAGTCGGTTGCGTTTTTCGCTATATTTGATGGACATGGAGGTGGGGAAGCCGCAAATTTTGCGCAAAATAATCTGTGGAATATTCTAAAGAGACAACGGAGTTTTTGGTCCAAAGACCATGAAGAAGTGTGTGCAGCCCTCCGCAAGGGCTTTATCGCTTGTCATCATGCGATGTGGAAAAAGCTAC CTGAGTGGCCGAAGACCATCACCGGTTTACCCAGTACGTCAGGCACAACAGCGAGCGTCGTCGTGATCCGGGGCAGGCAAATGTATGTGGCCCATGTAGGGGATTCAGCGGTGGTGAtcggagagaaagaaaatccTAAAATGCCCATGGAGGCATTGGAAGTCACACAAGACCACAAACCTGAACTccccaaagaaagagagaggatagagcgACTTGGTGgcag TGTAGTTAAGAAGTCTGGGGTGAACCGTGTGGTGTGGAAGAGACCCAGACTGACCCACAATGGGCCAGTAAGGAGAAGCACAGTCATCGACCAGATCCCCTTCCTGGCTGTGGCTCGAGCCTTGG GGGATCTGTGGAGCTACGATTTCTACAGCGGGGAGTTCGTAGTGTCACCGGAGCCTGACACCGCGGTGTTGACCCTCGACCCTAAGCGCCACCGCTACGTCATCCTGGGCAGTGACGGCCTGTGGAACATGGTGCCCCCCAGGGAGGCTGTGCGCATGTGTCAGAGCCACGACGAGATGGTG GGTCCTAAAGGGATGTCCTGCGCCACTCGGCTGGGATGCACGGCCCTTCTGTTTTGGAAACAGCGCATGCTGCGTGCCGACAACACCACCGTCATCGTGCTGGCTCTGCAGGAGCCGGGCGGGGAAGATCTCCCCATGCACAACAACGAGATCATAGTGGACATGGACAAGGGGCTGGATCACGTGCCCTTCCCTGGACCTCCCTACCACACCTGCACTGTGCTG AAGCCGGAGGCCATGTTTTGTGAAGAGGATGATGTTATTGAAGAGGAGGATTGGACTTGCATGGAGTGGTAG
- the LOC134040069 gene encoding odorant receptor 131-2-like: protein MSNVTQPDDNFTLAYKGLSVTPLLIFLYINGVILFILRNKPVFRETPRYVLLYNLLFSDTFQLLVGQLLYILATARVYMIRYLCAIIAMLGILTNDISPYNLAVMSLERYVAVCFPLRHSAIVTVKNAGVSIAVVWAICGINTIIRIFMLILLESLPLDQYMLGFCAKETLFKQKLFYDFDKAFTGVTFVFVGIVILCSYFGVMIAARSASSGKASTTKAKKTVLLHMIQLLLILSSTLISPIITAFSDKVDRITLLSIYYFLFLCLVNLPRCLSGLIYGLRDQTIRPFLLYHLSFGLRHPKPGQTSTVPSNKH, encoded by the coding sequence ATGTCAAACGTAACACAACCCGACGACAACTTCACCCTCGCTTACAAAGGGCTTTCTGTCACACCATTGTTAATCTTTCTTTATATCAACGGGGTCAtattattcattttaagaaaCAAGCCAGTCTTTAGAGAGACACCCCGATACGTCTTGTTGTACAATCTTCTTTTTTCTGACACCTTCCAGTTACTAGTGGGACAACTTCTGTACATTCTGGCTACAGCCCGCGTGTATATGATTCGCTACCTCTGTGCCATAATTGCCATGTTGGGCATCCTTACCAATGACATCTCCCCTTACAACCTGGCGGTGATGTCACTGGAGAGGTATGTGGCTGTGTGCTTCCCACTGAGGCACTCTGCCATCGTCACCGTCAAGAACGCAGGTGTGTCTATTGCTGTGGTGTGGGCCATCTGCGGCATAAACACCATAATCCGAATATTTATGTTGATCCTCCTGGAATCTTTGCCTCTAGATCAGTATATGCTGGGTTTCTGTGCTAAAGAAACACTTTTCAAACAGAAACTGTTCTATGATTTTGATAAAGCCTTCACTGGTGTCACTTTTGTATTTGTGGGAATTGTAATCTTGTGCTCCTATTTTGGTGTGATGATAGCAGCCAGATCTGCTTCCTCAGGCAAAGCCTCGACCACCAAGGCTAAAAAAACCGTTCTGCTGCACATGATTCAGCtgcttctcattctctcctccaccctcatctccCCTATTATAACAGCCTTCAGTGACAAAGTGGACAGAATCACACTTTTAAGTATATATTATTTTCTGTTTTTGTGCCTTGTGAACTTGCCCAGGTGTCTGAGTGGTCTGATATATGGCCTGAGAGACCAAACCATCAGACCCTTTCTTCTGTACCACCTCAGTTTTGGTCTCAGACATCCCAAACCGGGACAAACATCCACTGTGCCTTCTAACAAACATTAA
- the LOC134040070 gene encoding odorant receptor 131-2-like, whose amino-acid sequence MSNLTQPKDNFTLAYRTSILFATLSVTPLLIFLYINGVILFILRNKPVFRETPRYVLLYNLLFADTFQLLVGQFLYILATARVYMIRYLCAIIAMLGILTNDISPYNLAVMSLERYVAVCFPLRHSAIVTVKNTGVSIAVVWAISGINTIIRIFMLILLESLPLDQYMLDFCAKETLFKQKLFYDFDKAFTGVTFVFVGIVILCSYFGVMIAARSASSGKASTTKAKKTVLLHMIQLLLILSSTLVSPILTAFYGKVDRITLITIYYILFLCLVNLPRCLSGLIYGLRDQTIRPFLLYHLSFGLRHPKLGQTSTVPSNKH is encoded by the coding sequence ATGTCAAACCTAACACAACCCAAGGACAACTTCACCCTCGCTTACAGAACGAGTATCCTCTTTGCAACGCTTTCTGTCACACCATTGTTAATCTTTCTTTATATCAACGGGGTCAtattattcattttaagaaaCAAGCCAGTCTTTAGAGAGACACCCCGATACGTCTTGTTGTACAATCTTCTTTTTGCTGACACCTTCCAGTTACTAGTGGGACAATTTCTGTACATACTGGCTACAGCCCGCGTGTATATGATTCGCTACCTCTGTGCCATAATTGCCATGTTGGGCATCCTTACCAATGACATCTCCCCTTACAACCTGGCGGTGATGTCACTGGAGAGGTATGTGGCTGTGTGCTTCCCACTGAGGCACTCTGCCATCGTCACCGTCAAGAACACAGGTGTGTCTATTGCTGTGGTGTGGGCCATCTCCGGCATAAACACCATTATCCGAATATTTATGTTGATCCTCCTGGAATCTTTGCCTCTAGATCAGTATATGCTGGATTTCTGTGCTAAAGAAACACTTTTCAAACAGAAACTGTTCTATGATTTTGATAAAGCCTTCACTGGTGTCACTTTTGTATTTGTGGGAATTGTAATCTTGTGCTCCTATTTTGGTGTGATGATAGCAGCCAGATCTGCTTCCTCAGGCAAAGCCTCGACCACCAAGGCTAAAAAAACCGTTCTGCTGCACATGATTCAGCtgcttctcattctctcctccaccctcgtcTCCCCTATTCTAACAGCCTTCTATGGAAAAGTGGACAGAATCACACTTATAACTAtttattatattctgtttttgtGCCTTGTGAACTTGCCCAGGTGTCTGAGTGGTCTGATATATGGCCTGAGAGACCAAACCATCAGACCCTTTCTTCTGTACCACCTCAGTTTTGGTCTCAGACATCCCAAACTGGGACAAACATCCACTGTGCCTTCTAACAAACATTAA
- the LOC134039645 gene encoding odorant receptor 131-2-like, protein MSMCFLSFRCSCEMSNVTQPKDNITIGFTTNLISGPVSIPPLLIFLYINGVVLFTLRSKPVFRETPRYVLLYNLIFSDTFQLAVGQLLYILAYARVYMIRYLCFLILLMTFLTTGISPYNLAVMSLERYVAVCFPLRHSAIVTVKNTGVSIAVVWAISGISTIIRIFMLILLESMPLDQYMLDFCSKEALYKHKVFYDYDKAFTGVTFVFVGIVILCSYFGVMIAARSASSGKASTSKAKKTVVLHMIQLLLILSSTLVTPILSAFVGKVD, encoded by the coding sequence ATGTCaatgtgttttctttctttcagatGCAGCTGTGAGATGTCAAACGTAACacaacccaaggacaacatcACAATAGGTTTCACAACAAATTTAATCTCTGGACCTGTGTCGATACCACCATTATTAATCTTTCTTTATATCAATGGGGTTGTATTATTCACTTTAAGGAGCAAGCCAGTCTTTAGAGAAACACCTCGATACGTCTTGTTGTACAATCTTATTTTTTCTGACACCTTCCAGTTAGCAGTGGGACAATTACTGTACATACTGGCTTACGCCCGCGTGTATATGATTCGCTACCTCTGTTTCTTAATTCTCCTAATGACCTTCCTTACTACTGGCATATCCCCTTACAACCTGGCGGTGATGTCACTGGAGAGGTATGTGGCTGTGTGCTTCCCACTGAGGCACTCTGCCATCGTCACCGTCAAGAACACAGGTGTGTCTATTGCTGTGGTGTGGGCCATCTCCGGCATAAGCACCATCATCCGAATATTTATGTTGATCCTCCTGGAGTCTATGCCTCTAGATCAGTACATGCTGGATTTCTGTTCTAAAGAAGCACTTTATAAACACAAAGTGTTCTATGATTATGATAAAGCCTTCACTGGCGTCACTTTTGTATTTGTGGGAATCGTAATCTTGTGCTCCTACTTTGGTGTGATGATAGCAGCCAGATCTGCTTCCTCAGGCAAAGCCTCGACCAGCAAGGCTAAAAAAACAGTTGTGCTGCACATGATTCAGCtgcttctcattctctcctccacccttgtcACCCCTATTCTATCAGCCTTTGTTGGAAAAGTAGATTGA